A portion of the Mercenaria mercenaria strain notata unplaced genomic scaffold, MADL_Memer_1 contig_3329, whole genome shotgun sequence genome contains these proteins:
- the LOC128552960 gene encoding uncharacterized protein CXorf38 homolog: MEHKAQLENIKYRNWVRAGLGIKYVKEGLEPFCDHLVNHQHISILDKVKQKHNLSTVSCGLCDVRTLQPDHVQTKFRQCPLGQTNCNCLRPGGKASCPSNVCGAIYDEIIKHHASTPPAPYWRNTDAHQWCTEPWAVAKCFINAPGYEQKKSVLEIDCSGLLHLLINNIEFHQYIKCVISGNDAFSRVLRHRNSIFHSDNMELEDTDITSYINDMIELLQDEKVIREREASKQAVKKLIELKQEQFIITTTDETEIYMAKVAEKEKKN; this comes from the exons ATGGAGCACAAGGCGCAGCTTGAGAACATAAAATACAGAAACTGGGTGAGGGCAGGTCTTggtattaaatatgtaaaagaagGTTTGGAACCATTCTGCGACCACCTTGTTAATCATCAGCATATTTCTATCTTAGATAAAGTTAAACAGAAACACAATCTTTCGACAGTGTCATGTGGACTTTGCGATGTACGCACACTCCAGCCGGATCATGTCCAAACCAAATTTAGGCAGTGTCCTCTCGGTCAAACTAATTGTAACTGTCTACGCCCAGGCGGAAAAGCGTCTTGTCCCAGCAACGTGTGTGGTGCCATATACGATGAAATTATTAAGCACCATGCATCCACTCCTCCTGCTCCATATTGGAGAAACACAGACGCACATCAGTGGTGTACTGAACCATGGGCTGttgcaaaatgtttcataaatgctCCGGGATATGAACAGAAGAAAAGCGTACTTGAGATTGACTGTTCTGGTTTGTTGCATCTGCTGATTAATAACATAGAGTTTCATCAATATATCAAGTGTGTTATTTCAGGCAATGATGCTTTCTCAAGG GTGCTTCGGCATAGAAACTCTATATTCCATTCTGACAATATGGAACTAGAGGACACAGATATTACAtcatatataaatgatatgataGAACTGCTACAAGATGAAAAGGTAATTAGAGAGAGGGAAGCGTCAAAACAGGCGGTCAAGAAACTGATTGAG CTTAAGCAAGAACAGTTTATAATAACCACTACAGATGAAACCGAAATTTATATGGCTAAAGTcgctgaaaaggaaaaaaaaaattga